In one Fundulus heteroclitus isolate FHET01 chromosome 3, MU-UCD_Fhet_4.1, whole genome shotgun sequence genomic region, the following are encoded:
- the LOC105922975 gene encoding C-type lectin domain family 17, member A-like — protein sequence MTELDEVKKENQQLHEQNVQVHNMTQEKEILKIEHDKVKNTNQELQKEKKILTEQIQTMEKTWNEQNVSRAQWSVDEYCPKENKRKCSPCQKGWLLSQSSCYSFNNAEPPNQKTWEEAREICRGKISDLTVVGDEEEKKFVKDKSWVNKNITGYWIGLRAEGGKWRWIDGSDLTNQAWIQQQPAVDGQCVTSLRNREWRSESCDENNAWLCEKKALSV from the exons ATGACAGAACTTGATGAAGTGAAGAAGGAAAACCAGCAGCTGCATGAGCAGAACGTCCAGGTTCACAACATgacacaagaaaaagaaatcctgaAGATAGAACATGATAAAGTAAAGAATACAAaccaggagctgcagaaagagaagaaaatccTCACAGAACAAATACaaactatggagaaaacttGGAATGAGCAGAACGTCAGTCGAGCTCAGTGGAGCGTTGATGAATATTGTCCTAAAGAAAACA AGAGAAAGTGTAGTCCTTGTCAGAAAGGCTGGCTCCTATCTCAGTCCAGCTGCTATTCATTTAATAATGCTGAACCTCCGAATCAGAAAACCTGGGAAGAAGCACGAGAAATCTGCAGAGGAAAGATTTCAGATCTGACTGTTGTTGGTGATGAAGAAGAAAAG AAGTTTGTTAAAGACAAAAGTTGggttaataaaaacattacaggaTACTGGATTGGCCTCAGAGCTGAAGGAGGGAAATGGAGATGGATCGATGGAAGTGATCTGACCAATCA AGCCTGGatacagcagcagcctgcagttGATGGTCAGTGTGTAACTTCTCTCAGGAACAGAGAATGGAGATCAGAGAGCTGTGATGAAAATAACGCATGGCTCTGTGAGAAGAAGGCTTTATCTGTTTAG